One region of Eleutherodactylus coqui strain aEleCoq1 chromosome 5, aEleCoq1.hap1, whole genome shotgun sequence genomic DNA includes:
- the BAAT gene encoding bile acid-CoA:amino acid N-acyltransferase, with the protein MVGLTVSPEISLVDEPVKIQAWGLPPEQIITLRAWIKDEKGQIFHSRAFYKTDMEGKVDLEKSPATGGDFNGVCPMGLFWALKPAIPFLRLMKRDVMGSPFYFHLEIYSSLVLYPVAEDSPIATKVIERWYVAPGVQRIMIREGQVRGALFLPPGEGPFPGLIDMFGGVGGLLEFRSSLLASRGFASLALAYFAYDDLPNFLSQVDLTYFEEAAQFLCSHPKVSGDGVGVIAICKGAEMALAMACYLPQVAATVCINGTNAVNGNSLIYGDLFVNGIPYHAERFLMTNIGSLSLTNSMDDPRKPEHQDCILPLEKARGPILFVVGDKDQNYNSLFFATEAKTRAVKYGKKDVYVHCYPGAGHLIEPPGSPFCPVSQSPFFPSPLMWGGELLPHCKAQEASWKEIQEFFHRNIKCSRRNKL; encoded by the exons ATGGTCGGTCTAACAGTCTCGCCTGAGATCTCATTGGTGGATGAACCGGTGAAGATTCAAGCTTGGGGCCTCCCCCCAGAGCAGATCATCACTCTAAGGGCATGGATAAAGGATGAGAAAGGGCAGATCTTTCACTCCAGAGCTTTCTACAAGACGGATATGGAAGGGAAGGTGGATCTGGAGAAATCTCCGGCCACTGGTGGAGACTTCAATGGAGTCTGTCCTATGGGGCTATTCTGGGCTCTAAAGCCAGCTATTCCATTTCTAAGGCTCATGAAACGTGATGTGATGGGAAGTCCATTCTATTTTCATCTGGAAATATATTCCTCATTGGTGTTATATCCAGTTGCTGAAGATTCTCCTATTGCCACCAAAGTAATTGAAAGATGGTATGTGGCTCCCGGAGTCCAGAGGATAATGATAAGAGAGGGACAAGTACGaggagcactttttcttccaccaG GTGAAGGACCCTTTCCTGGACTTATTGACATGTTTGGAGGTGTCGGTGGTCTACTAGAGTTTCGTAGTAGTCTTTTGGCCAGCCGCGGCTTTGCTTCTCTTGCTCTGGCGTATTTTGCTTATGATGATTTACCTAATTTCCTTAGTCAAGTGGATTTAACATATTTTGAAGAAGCTGCTCAGTTTTTATGTAGTCATCCAAAA GTGTCGGGAGATGGAGTTGGAGTGATCGCTATATGTAAAGGAGCTGAGATGGCTTTGGCCATGGCGTGTTACCTGCCTCAGGTTGCTGCTACAGTATGCATTAATGGAACCAATGCTGTGAATGGTAATAGCCTTATTTACGGTGATCTCTTTGTGAACGGCATACCCTACCATGCAGAGAGATTTCTGATGACAAATATCGGGTCTTTGAGTCTCACCAACTCAATGGATGATCCAAGAAAACCAGAACACCAGGACTGTATATTGCCCCTGGAGAAAGCCAGAGGTCCCATACTCTTTGTGGTGGGAGACAAAGACCAGAATTACAACAGCTTGTTCTTTGCTACGGAAGCAAAAACCAGAGCCGTAAAATATGGCAAGAAGGATGTCTATGTGCATTGTTATCCAGGAGCGGGACATCTTATAGAGCCTCCAGGCTCCCCTTTTTGTCCAGTATCCCAGTCCCCATTCTTTCCGTCTCCTTTGATGTGGGGTGGAGAGCTCCTGCCTCACTGTAAAGCACAGGAAGCTAGTTGGAAAGAGATTCAAGAATTTTTCCATAGAAATATTAAGTGCTCTCGACGGAATAAATTATGA
- the LOC136627446 gene encoding acyl-coenzyme A amino acid N-acyltransferase 1-like: MINIKVSPESCLADENVKIKVWGLQPEQVITLRAWLKDEKGKLFHSRAFYVSDTEGKVDLEHTPATGGDFHGVCPMGLFWALKPSTPFLRVIKRDVMGSPFHIHLEVYSNLEFNPFPENPPAATTSVERWYVSPGVQRLQIKEGRIRGTLFLPPGEGPFPGVIDLFGGIGGLIEFRSSLLASRGFASLALAYFAYDDLPKTLEYIDLKYFEEAANFLTNHPKVSRAGVGVVGVSKGAEIALAMACFMPQVMGTVCINGTAAITEQTLYYGDLKLRGIPYQPEKNLLTYSGIMDCSNVFGDPRDPENQDSVLPIEKARRPILLLVGENDKCYDSVLYAKISKARAASYGKKDVYLRRYPGAGHLLEPPGSPLCSVAKYSNSTLPVLWGGELVPHCKAQELSWRETLDFLTRSIPCSLQHKL; encoded by the exons ATGATCAACATAAAAGTCTCCCCGGAGAGCTGTCTTGcagatgaaaatgtaaaaatcaaaGTTTGGGGTCTTCAGCCAGAGCAAGTAATAACCTTGAGAGCTTGGTTAAAGGATGAAAAAGGAAAGCTCTTTCATTCTCGAGCCTTCTATGTTAGTGACACGGAGGGAAAAGTTGATCTGGAGCATACACCAGCAACTGGTGGAGACTTCCATGGAGTGTGTCCAATGGGACTGTTCTGGGCATTAAAGCCATCTACCCCTTTTCTACGTGTTATAAAACGAGACGTGATGGGAAGTCCTTTTCACATCCACCTGGAAGTCTACTCTAATTTGGAATTTaatccctttcctgaaaatcctcctgCTGCCACTACAAGTGTCGAAAGATGGTACGTGTCTCCTGGTGTTCAGAGATTGCAGATCAAAGAAGGCCGAATCAGAGGAACATTATTCCTTCCTCCAG GAGAAGGTCCTTTTCCAGGGGTTATAGACCTATTTGGTGGTATCGGGGGTCTTATAGAGTTCCGAAGCAGTCTCTTGGCCAGTCGAGGATTTGCTAGTCTTGCGCTGGCTTACTTTGCTTACGATGATCTTCCAAAAACTCTGGAATATATTGATCTTAAATACTTTGAAGAAGCTGCTAATTTTCTTACTAATCATCCAAAG GTGTCAAGAGCTGGAGTAGGAGTTGTAGGGGTCAGTAAAGGGGCCGAAATAGCTTTGGCCATGGCATGTTTCATGCCCCAAGTTATGGGTACAGTCTGCATCAATGGGACTGCTGCCATAACTGAACAGACTCTTTACTATGGAGATCTCAAACTAAGAGGAATTCCTTATCAGCCCGAAAAAAATCTACTAACCTACTCTGGGATCATGGATTGTTCCAACGTATTTGGAGACCCAAGAGATCCAGAAAACCAAGATTCTGTACTCCCTATTGAGAAAGCTAGACGTCCCATCCTGTTATTGGTGGGAGAAAATGACAAGTGTTATGACAGTGTATTATATGCCAAAATATCTAAAGCCAGAGCTGCAAGTTATGGTAAAAAGGACGTGTACTTACGGCGTTACCCAGGAGCTGGACATCTTCTTGAGCCACCGGGTTCCCCTTTATGCTCTGTGGCAAAATATTCTAATTCTACTCTGCCTGTATTGTGGGGTGGAGAGCTTGTGCCACACTGCAAAGCACAGGAACTGAGCTGGAGAGAAACACTTGACTTTCTCACCCGCTCTATACCATGTTCTTTGCAACATAAATTATAA